In Hallerella succinigenes, the following are encoded in one genomic region:
- a CDS encoding GNAT family N-acetyltransferase — MPEEVLEGERVTLAFLEPEDSEEVLYLVDSSRDSLGAWLPWVENFTEIGDAYSAISAYQMQRDMANGGAFGIRRLEDGALVGEVVLQWIDWKNRSASFGYFLGSAFEGEGLATEAMNLALGYIQNLGIHRVEISAAVENKKSCALAKRLGFEQEGIAKDAEFLHGKWQNHAKFAKIMPN; from the coding sequence ATGCCTGAAGAGGTCCTCGAAGGCGAACGGGTAACGCTCGCTTTTTTGGAGCCGGAAGATTCGGAAGAGGTTTTGTATCTCGTGGATTCTTCACGGGATTCTCTTGGCGCTTGGCTTCCCTGGGTGGAAAATTTTACGGAAATCGGCGACGCCTATAGTGCGATTTCGGCTTATCAGATGCAGCGGGATATGGCGAACGGAGGCGCTTTTGGAATTCGAAGATTAGAAGACGGTGCGCTTGTCGGCGAGGTCGTTTTGCAATGGATCGATTGGAAGAACCGTTCTGCATCGTTCGGGTATTTTTTGGGAAGCGCCTTTGAAGGGGAAGGCCTTGCGACCGAAGCGATGAACCTGGCCCTCGGTTACATTCAAAATTTGGGAATTCACCGGGTGGAAATTTCTGCCGCCGTGGAAAATAAAAAGAGCTGCGCCTTGGCGAAAAGGCTTGGTTTTGAACAGGAAGGCATTGCGAAGGATGCGGAATTTTTGCACGGGAAATGGCAAAATCATGCGAAATTCGCCAAAATTATGCCCAATTAG
- a CDS encoding carbohydrate binding domain-containing protein produces MKFVRFSMGALLLYAFMLMACTTSSDQAGIEIGNPEIQAHSFLAHFFVDYGSGENADSVQLDGLHLALSKLSAYSSYYIYVSFDAEDGLTLWPDVASDAPMTIAFTEDSTTTIDDWMRAFGDISIDDEGLLKEIGAHFAPVALAPQVTGSLKMADKNVPFVFSLAGLDSFELRYMQDQLDTAENGAISLTVRFSVPDWVEGLSLSTAMLDGDTVRFDALHNAVLWDSLTTRFVKSFSASHYIVNYASGTEEEDYAEDVLARYDVVDSNWVSNGTFETGEDWILVRQLGGYADTSVSNNIMMVNVTYPGPYSYSVQLIHEDIPLLKNRKYKLVFTAYAQDSAYVTVRIGSYSTYNTEALQEHVTLEPVWKSYEFEYAALVDDLFSRLEFNVGKNQTKYQFKDVKIYRID; encoded by the coding sequence ATGAAGTTTGTTCGATTCTCTATGGGTGCGCTTCTTTTGTACGCCTTTATGTTAATGGCGTGTACTACGTCGTCGGATCAAGCGGGAATCGAAATTGGAAATCCAGAAATCCAGGCCCATTCTTTTTTGGCACACTTTTTTGTGGATTATGGATCTGGCGAAAATGCGGATTCTGTCCAGCTTGACGGATTGCATTTGGCACTCTCGAAACTTTCTGCTTATTCCAGCTATTATATCTATGTGAGTTTTGACGCGGAAGACGGTTTAACCCTGTGGCCGGATGTGGCTTCGGATGCCCCGATGACGATTGCATTTACGGAAGATTCGACGACAACGATCGATGACTGGATGCGAGCCTTTGGAGACATTTCCATTGATGATGAAGGCCTGCTGAAGGAAATCGGGGCGCATTTTGCTCCGGTTGCGCTTGCCCCTCAGGTGACGGGCTCTCTCAAAATGGCCGATAAAAACGTTCCGTTTGTATTCTCTCTTGCCGGGCTCGATTCGTTCGAACTTCGCTACATGCAGGATCAGTTGGATACTGCAGAAAATGGAGCGATTTCTTTGACGGTGCGTTTTAGTGTGCCGGACTGGGTGGAAGGTCTCTCTCTTTCGACGGCAATGCTCGACGGCGACACGGTTCGTTTCGATGCTTTGCATAACGCGGTCCTTTGGGATTCTTTGACAACGCGCTTTGTAAAGTCTTTCTCGGCGTCACATTACATTGTGAACTATGCCTCTGGTACTGAGGAAGAAGATTACGCAGAGGATGTACTTGCGCGGTATGACGTTGTCGATTCCAACTGGGTTTCGAACGGGACGTTTGAAACCGGCGAAGATTGGATCTTGGTGCGTCAGCTCGGCGGTTATGCAGATACTTCCGTGTCGAACAACATCATGATGGTGAACGTGACGTATCCGGGGCCGTACAGCTACAGCGTGCAGCTGATCCATGAAGATATTCCGCTTTTGAAGAATCGCAAGTACAAGCTTGTGTTTACCGCTTACGCGCAGGATTCTGCATATGTCACAGTTCGCATCGGTTCTTACAGCACGTACAATACCGAAGCTCTCCAGGAACATGTGACTCTTGAACCGGTCTGGAAATCGTATGAGTTCGAATATGCGGCTCTGGTCGATGATCTCTTTTCTCGCCTCGAATTCAATGTGGGCAAGAACCAGACGAAGTATCAGTTCAAGGATGTGAAGATTTACCGCATCGACTGA
- a CDS encoding TIGR02147 family protein, with product MEPSAEENKKLSMPDVLQYTNYRVFLHDYYAYKKSTSAVFSLRFFAAKAGLSSHAHLKLVMDGKRNITKNTVVKIIQGLNLADERATYFENLVFFNQAKTDKEKAFYYGKLVKSTPGSRLHKMDQAHFRIFTEWYHSVIREMVELRGFNPAPEWISRRLGGTITPAQAAESLNLLSSLGLISRTANGYSQAQSLITTDDEVSDLLVKQYHRQMLDQAKDSMENVPAEKRDISAVTFAIQRKDFPALKKHLQLMRKELLDFSSESGTGEDVVQVNIQLFPLTRGM from the coding sequence ATGGAACCAAGTGCAGAAGAAAATAAGAAGCTGTCCATGCCGGACGTTTTGCAATACACGAATTACCGTGTATTCCTGCACGACTATTATGCCTATAAAAAGTCGACATCGGCGGTTTTCAGCTTGCGTTTCTTTGCCGCAAAGGCTGGGCTTTCGAGCCATGCGCATTTGAAGCTCGTGATGGACGGCAAACGGAACATTACCAAGAATACAGTCGTGAAAATCATCCAAGGGTTGAACCTCGCGGATGAACGCGCTACCTATTTCGAAAATCTGGTGTTCTTCAATCAGGCGAAGACGGACAAGGAAAAGGCTTTCTACTATGGAAAGCTCGTCAAGTCCACGCCAGGTTCCCGTTTGCATAAGATGGACCAGGCACATTTTCGAATTTTTACGGAATGGTATCACTCCGTAATCCGTGAAATGGTGGAACTTCGGGGCTTCAATCCGGCTCCGGAATGGATTTCGAGACGTCTCGGCGGAACGATTACGCCGGCCCAGGCTGCGGAATCCTTGAACCTGCTGTCTTCCCTTGGACTGATTTCCAGAACGGCGAACGGATACAGCCAGGCGCAGTCCTTGATTACGACCGATGACGAGGTAAGCGATCTGTTGGTGAAGCAGTACCATCGTCAGATGCTCGACCAGGCAAAAGATTCAATGGAAAATGTTCCTGCAGAAAAAAGGGATATTTCGGCGGTGACTTTTGCGATTCAGCGTAAAGATTTCCCTGCTTTAAAAAAACATTTACAACTCATGCGAAAAGAACTATTAGATTTCTCTAGTGAGTCGGGGACAGGAGAGGATGTTGTTCAAGTGAACATCCAACTGTTCCCATTAACGCGAGGAATGTAA
- a CDS encoding acyl-CoA carboxylase subunit beta, whose protein sequence is MAIKQELLDQLEERRKFALSSGCGPEKLEARHAKGLFSARERVADLVDDGSFQEAGMYVDHDVRSFGFETKKLAGDGVVTGIGNIDGRPVTVISQDFMVSGGSLGSRHAQKMSEAMQRAIELGTPIISVNDSGGARIQEGVKSLAGYGKVFRANVLASGVVPQIAVIAGPCAGGASYSPALMDFCIQLKDNSNMFICGPQVIKASTGEEAPLEKFASAAAHATVSGNVHFVANDDKHASQIIKKLLSFLPSNNSELPPHKLTDIELDDDPSMNQIIPEDANQPLDAYQVIERLVDPNEWLEVKRDFAKNIITGFGRINGMVVGIVANQPKYKAGCLDIDSSDKGAEFVNFCDAFNIPIVTLTDVPGFMPGLAQERGGIIRHGAKMLYAYASCTVPLVTVIMRKAYGGAYIAMASKDLGGDVVYAWPTAEIAVMGAEGAAKIIYKKELAAAENKDALYKQLVDDYREKFSKPYQAAESGIITDVINPAETRAKVSLALRTLLSKRVKRPNKKHGLSPL, encoded by the coding sequence ATGGCTATTAAACAAGAATTACTCGATCAACTTGAAGAGCGTCGCAAGTTTGCTCTCTCCTCGGGTTGCGGTCCGGAGAAACTCGAAGCACGTCATGCAAAGGGTCTCTTCTCTGCACGTGAGCGTGTCGCTGACCTCGTCGACGACGGTTCCTTCCAAGAGGCTGGCATGTACGTGGACCACGACGTCCGCAGCTTTGGTTTCGAAACGAAGAAGCTCGCCGGTGACGGCGTTGTGACAGGCATCGGCAACATCGACGGTCGCCCGGTCACCGTGATTTCTCAGGACTTCATGGTCAGCGGCGGTTCCCTCGGTAGCCGTCACGCCCAGAAGATGTCCGAAGCCATGCAGCGTGCTATCGAACTCGGCACGCCGATCATCTCCGTAAACGACTCCGGTGGAGCTCGTATTCAGGAAGGCGTGAAGAGCCTCGCAGGCTACGGCAAGGTTTTCCGTGCAAACGTCCTCGCTTCGGGCGTCGTACCGCAGATCGCGGTCATCGCTGGTCCGTGCGCAGGCGGCGCTTCCTACAGCCCGGCCCTCATGGACTTCTGCATTCAGCTCAAGGACAATTCGAACATGTTCATCTGCGGTCCGCAGGTGATCAAGGCTTCCACCGGCGAAGAAGCTCCGCTCGAAAAGTTCGCATCGGCTGCAGCCCACGCAACGGTTTCCGGAAACGTCCACTTCGTCGCCAACGACGACAAGCACGCTTCCCAGATTATCAAGAAGCTCCTCAGCTTCCTCCCGTCCAACAATTCCGAACTTCCACCGCACAAGCTCACCGACATCGAACTCGATGACGATCCGAGCATGAACCAGATCATTCCGGAAGACGCAAACCAGCCGCTCGACGCCTACCAGGTGATCGAACGTCTCGTCGACCCAAACGAATGGCTCGAAGTGAAGCGTGACTTCGCGAAGAACATCATCACGGGCTTTGGCCGCATCAACGGTATGGTCGTCGGCATCGTCGCGAACCAGCCGAAGTACAAGGCCGGCTGCCTCGATATCGATTCTTCCGACAAGGGCGCAGAATTCGTGAACTTCTGCGACGCATTCAACATTCCTATTGTGACCCTGACCGACGTCCCGGGATTTATGCCGGGTCTTGCCCAGGAACGCGGAGGCATTATCCGCCACGGTGCAAAGATGCTCTATGCTTACGCATCTTGCACGGTTCCTCTCGTCACGGTCATCATGCGCAAGGCCTACGGTGGTGCTTACATCGCCATGGCTTCCAAGGATCTCGGCGGTGACGTCGTGTACGCTTGGCCGACTGCTGAAATCGCCGTAATGGGCGCTGAAGGTGCAGCCAAGATTATCTACAAGAAGGAACTCGCAGCAGCTGAAAACAAGGATGCTCTTTACAAGCAGCTCGTTGACGACTACCGCGAAAAGTTCTCGAAGCCTTACCAGGCTGCAGAATCCGGCATCATTACCGATGTCATCAATCCTGCAGAAACCCGCGCTAAGGTTTCGCTCGCTCTGAGAACTTTGCTCTCGAAGCGTGTCAAACGTCCAAATAAGAAACACGGGTTGAGTCCTCTATGA
- a CDS encoding succinate CoA transferase, whose protein sequence is MTSDLVSKEISAEEAAELIQDGEVLGVSGFTLAGYPKAVPTALAKRAERLHANGKPFQITLFSGASTGDECDGALARAKAIKWRAPYQSNPDLRSAINRGEIFYTDAHLGIMGHLVRTGSLPRPTTAIIEASEVTSDGKIRFTTSCGNSVEYLRMADRIIVELNSIYGDALCGIHDCYLPELPPYTHPIPVVNVLDRGGKDYVQVDPKKIVAIVRTNQGDTIRPFTEPDAVSKNIGGQILEFLAHERKKGRLPAGLPYQSGVGNVANAVLTAMARDSLQEPVSLFTEVIQEAVFELIKADKLVGASGTALTCSADAREYFKQNAATLQKKFVLRSQEVSNHPEVIRRLGVISMNTALECDIFGNVNSSHVCGSSIMNGIGGSADFSRNCLLGFFMAPSTAKNGAISTIVPFVTHLDHSDHETHIFVTEQGLADLRGLDPVSRAHKIIENCAHPDYRQQLNDFLDYSMRSSKGKHIPFALDRAFNMHLDFLEKGTMKE, encoded by the coding sequence ATGACTTCTGACCTGGTTTCCAAAGAAATTTCTGCAGAAGAAGCGGCAGAACTGATTCAAGATGGAGAAGTTCTTGGCGTTTCCGGATTCACTCTCGCAGGCTATCCCAAAGCGGTCCCCACCGCTCTCGCCAAAAGGGCGGAACGCTTACACGCAAACGGTAAACCATTCCAGATTACGCTTTTTTCTGGAGCCTCGACTGGCGACGAATGCGACGGAGCCTTAGCCCGCGCCAAGGCAATCAAATGGAGAGCGCCTTACCAGTCCAATCCAGATTTGCGTTCCGCGATCAACCGCGGCGAAATTTTCTACACCGATGCGCATCTCGGAATCATGGGGCATCTCGTCCGCACAGGCTCTTTGCCGCGCCCGACGACAGCGATCATCGAAGCGAGCGAAGTGACTTCTGACGGAAAAATCCGTTTTACAACGTCCTGCGGAAATTCCGTCGAATATTTGCGAATGGCAGACCGCATCATCGTGGAACTGAATTCCATTTACGGAGATGCACTCTGCGGAATTCACGACTGCTACCTGCCAGAACTTCCCCCGTACACGCACCCGATTCCGGTGGTAAATGTTCTGGACCGCGGCGGAAAGGATTACGTCCAAGTCGATCCGAAAAAGATCGTGGCGATCGTCCGCACAAATCAAGGCGATACCATCCGACCGTTTACCGAACCCGATGCAGTTTCCAAAAACATCGGCGGTCAGATTCTTGAATTCCTTGCGCACGAACGCAAAAAAGGACGCCTTCCCGCAGGGCTTCCCTATCAGAGCGGCGTCGGCAACGTGGCAAACGCTGTGCTCACCGCTATGGCGCGCGATTCCTTGCAAGAGCCGGTGAGCCTCTTCACCGAAGTCATTCAGGAAGCGGTCTTTGAGCTGATCAAAGCAGATAAACTCGTCGGTGCAAGCGGCACCGCTCTCACGTGTTCCGCAGACGCTCGCGAATATTTTAAGCAGAACGCGGCTACGCTTCAAAAGAAGTTCGTGCTCCGCTCGCAAGAAGTTTCAAACCATCCGGAAGTCATCCGACGCCTCGGTGTCATCTCCATGAACACGGCTCTCGAATGCGATATTTTCGGCAATGTGAATTCTTCACACGTTTGCGGTTCTTCGATCATGAATGGAATCGGCGGATCCGCTGATTTTTCAAGAAATTGTCTGCTCGGATTTTTCATGGCGCCGTCGACGGCAAAAAATGGCGCGATCAGCACGATTGTTCCATTTGTTACACATTTGGATCACTCCGATCACGAAACCCACATATTTGTCACGGAGCAAGGCCTAGCGGACCTCCGCGGGCTCGATCCGGTGTCCCGTGCGCACAAAATAATTGAAAATTGTGCACATCCAGACTATCGCCAACAGCTCAATGATTTTTTAGATTACAGTATGCGGTCCTCGAAAGGAAAGCATATTCCGTTCGCTCTTGACCGAGCGTTCAATATGCATCTCGATTTCCTCGAAAAAGGAACGATGAAAGAATAA
- a CDS encoding OadG family transporter subunit, producing MTTATQQEGVVKATGPYPVPERFKEQLAIMPDSISAPLKEQLTLMPDSAVVEIYQGGHKVSILYKTNAQSREANARQDSVRTVNGANKALPIAKAKLSDQYVTEQGEVETFTLGKLAEFQATGLIIVMVVIIGIMFLTYLMSYVMNKVITPILSKKEKAPVAANAAPAAVASSDPIKIDLSKGLGDPDAPSVHPGFTNKQLQAFLSIAAVSALEIHPGLSNEKLAVIFAIAAAEVLGGPVKIVKFKSQNSTEWAWTTQGRTELQTNEL from the coding sequence ATGACAACAGCAACACAACAAGAAGGCGTCGTCAAAGCGACTGGGCCTTATCCCGTTCCAGAACGGTTTAAGGAACAGCTGGCTATTATGCCAGACTCGATTAGCGCTCCGCTTAAAGAGCAGCTGACTTTGATGCCCGACTCGGCAGTCGTTGAGATCTACCAAGGCGGTCATAAAGTCTCCATTCTCTATAAGACGAATGCGCAATCGCGTGAAGCTAATGCACGCCAGGACAGCGTAAGAACTGTCAACGGAGCCAACAAGGCTCTTCCGATTGCGAAAGCCAAACTCAGTGATCAATACGTCACGGAACAGGGTGAGGTCGAAACCTTTACACTCGGCAAGCTTGCCGAATTCCAGGCGACGGGCCTTATCATCGTGATGGTCGTGATTATCGGTATTATGTTCCTCACATACTTGATGAGTTATGTGATGAACAAGGTCATCACGCCAATTCTTTCGAAGAAGGAAAAAGCTCCGGTTGCTGCCAATGCAGCTCCTGCAGCAGTCGCTTCTTCGGATCCGATCAAGATTGATCTTTCCAAGGGTCTTGGCGATCCGGACGCACCGAGCGTGCACCCGGGATTCACGAACAAGCAGCTCCAGGCATTCCTCAGCATCGCTGCGGTTTCCGCCTTGGAAATTCATCCGGGTCTCTCGAATGAAAAGCTCGCAGTCATTTTCGCAATCGCTGCAGCCGAAGTCCTCGGCGGTCCGGTGAAAATCGTCAAATTCAAATCTCAAAACTCGACCGAATGGGCTTGGACTACTCAGGGTCGCACAGAATTACAAACCAACGAGCTCTAA
- a CDS encoding A/G-specific adenine glycosylase has product MDLFSKRDPYAVWISETMLQQTQVSAVQTAYKKWMQDFPTVQALARASEDDVLLHWQGLGYYSRARNIHKTAKQVVQNGGKFPSNRQDLEALPGIGAYTAGAILSLAFHQNEAILDGNLVRVFSRLSEWDFLPTKDKAAKDSYWEEAYNWANAGDAFLTNEALMELGRTVCKKTNPLCESCPIQKICKAFQNGRATAFPPQKQTRYVSWIGFALAICDSKGNFLLQSSPQSPFLKNQLTFPIFEYADAFKNIFPGIAENVISPENVKRFAFMGTVEHSITRYKIQCRVLCVEAKSHKGLPGSWISKQKLPQKIISSFAQKIVILTHDF; this is encoded by the coding sequence TTGGACTTATTCTCTAAACGCGACCCCTATGCGGTCTGGATCAGCGAAACAATGCTGCAACAGACGCAGGTTTCCGCTGTCCAAACCGCCTACAAAAAGTGGATGCAAGACTTTCCCACCGTGCAGGCGCTCGCAAGAGCAAGCGAAGACGATGTTCTTTTGCACTGGCAAGGGCTCGGCTATTACAGCCGCGCAAGAAACATCCACAAGACCGCGAAACAGGTCGTTCAAAACGGCGGAAAGTTTCCAAGCAACCGCCAAGACTTGGAAGCGCTCCCGGGAATCGGCGCATACACCGCAGGCGCTATTCTAAGCCTCGCCTTTCATCAGAACGAAGCGATTTTAGACGGAAACCTCGTCCGCGTTTTTTCGCGCCTTTCCGAATGGGATTTTTTACCGACTAAGGATAAAGCGGCAAAAGATTCCTATTGGGAAGAAGCGTACAACTGGGCAAACGCAGGCGACGCATTCCTTACAAATGAAGCTTTGATGGAACTCGGGCGAACCGTTTGCAAAAAAACAAATCCGCTTTGCGAAAGTTGCCCCATTCAAAAAATTTGCAAAGCCTTTCAAAACGGGCGCGCCACGGCATTTCCGCCCCAAAAGCAAACCCGGTACGTTTCCTGGATCGGCTTTGCGCTCGCCATCTGCGATTCCAAAGGAAATTTTTTACTGCAATCTTCGCCTCAATCGCCGTTTCTCAAAAATCAGCTGACATTTCCGATATTTGAATATGCGGACGCGTTCAAAAATATTTTCCCCGGTATCGCCGAAAATGTAATTTCCCCGGAGAACGTCAAGCGCTTTGCTTTTATGGGAACTGTCGAACATTCGATTACCCGTTACAAAATCCAATGCCGCGTTTTATGCGTAGAAGCCAAATCCCATAAAGGGCTCCCAGGCTCTTGGATTTCAAAACAGAAACTTCCCCAAAAAATCATTTCCAGTTTTGCGCAAAAAATCGTAATTTTAACGCATGACTTCTGA
- a CDS encoding biotin/lipoyl-containing protein, which yields MKKVIRITFEGKTYDVEVEVLGNAAPAAVAPVAAAPVAAAPIAAPAAAAPAPAPAAAPAGEGTPIPSPMMGIVFKLKVKVGDKVTKNQEVAVLEAMKMENSIVCPCDGTVTSIAVKEQDSVTEGQVLMTIA from the coding sequence ATGAAGAAAGTTATCCGCATTACGTTTGAAGGCAAGACCTACGACGTTGAAGTCGAAGTTCTCGGCAACGCAGCTCCGGCCGCAGTTGCACCTGTCGCAGCCGCTCCTGTGGCTGCAGCTCCGATCGCTGCTCCGGCTGCCGCTGCCCCGGCTCCAGCTCCGGCCGCTGCTCCGGCTGGAGAAGGCACCCCGATTCCTAGCCCGATGATGGGTATCGTTTTCAAACTCAAGGTGAAGGTGGGTGACAAGGTTACGAAGAACCAGGAAGTTGCCGTTCTCGAAGCCATGAAGATGGAAAACTCGATCGTCTGCCCGTGCGACGGTACCGTCACTTCGATCGCTGTCAAGGAACAAGACTCCGTAACCGAAGGCCAAGTCTTGATGACTATCGCCTAA
- a CDS encoding DMT family transporter, protein MQNSKILHAHLCLLSAATIWGLMAPIGKAAMLSGITGIDMVFFRTTGAAICFWLISLCTAKTRNEKIPLRDLLKLFGAGFFSIVGNQTCYNIGLSITSPINATIATTSLPIFALISSALFLSERITWKKILGIALGLSGAWILILGSATASNAKAGSLAGDLLCVLAQCCFAVYLALFKNVISRYNTITCMKWMFTFSAVTTLPLTLPQVMQIPLAQVQTNTWAEISFVVLGGTFLAYLLMMHAQKTLSPTIVAMYNYVQPTVSSVVSVAVGLAIFGPSQGFSILLIILGVYTISRCGKSSHP, encoded by the coding sequence ATGCAAAACAGCAAGATTCTCCATGCGCATCTTTGTCTTCTTTCCGCGGCGACGATCTGGGGGCTGATGGCTCCGATCGGGAAAGCGGCGATGCTTTCGGGCATCACGGGCATCGATATGGTCTTTTTCCGCACGACAGGCGCCGCAATTTGCTTTTGGCTGATTTCCCTTTGCACCGCAAAAACGCGGAACGAAAAAATTCCCCTCCGCGATTTGCTCAAACTCTTTGGTGCGGGCTTCTTTTCCATCGTCGGAAATCAGACCTGCTACAACATCGGACTTTCCATCACTTCGCCAATCAATGCGACGATCGCCACAACTTCCCTTCCGATCTTTGCCCTGATTTCTTCCGCTCTCTTTTTAAGCGAGCGCATCACCTGGAAAAAAATCCTCGGCATTGCGCTCGGTTTAAGCGGCGCATGGATCCTGATTCTCGGGAGCGCTACGGCATCTAACGCAAAAGCGGGAAGTCTCGCCGGCGACCTTCTCTGTGTTCTTGCACAGTGTTGCTTTGCCGTTTACCTAGCCCTATTCAAGAACGTCATCAGCCGATACAATACGATCACCTGCATGAAGTGGATGTTCACCTTCTCGGCAGTTACCACCTTGCCGCTCACATTACCGCAAGTGATGCAGATTCCACTTGCGCAAGTTCAAACCAACACCTGGGCCGAAATCTCCTTCGTCGTTCTCGGCGGAACTTTTCTCGCCTACCTCTTGATGATGCATGCACAAAAGACGCTTTCACCGACAATCGTCGCCATGTACAATTACGTTCAGCCAACCGTTTCCTCGGTCGTGTCCGTCGCAGTCGGGCTTGCGATTTTCGGGCCGAGTCAGGGATTCTCCATTTTACTGATTATTCTCGGCGTTTATACCATCAGTCGATGCGGTAAATCTTCACATCCTTGA
- a CDS encoding sodium ion-translocating decarboxylase subunit beta — MSGILNSVTDMFVNGTGFSAISGPMIVMWLVSIVLMYLAIVKKYEPLLLLPIAIGALAVNIPSRGFYEGGWGIEGMFTPTAGLFYYISQGIHLELFPPIIFLGVGAMTDFGPLIANPRTLILGGGAQFGVFITMFCAVAFGGFTLGEAASIGIIGGADGPTSIFTANKLAPHLIGPIAVAAYTYMALVPLIQPPIMRAMTTAKERVIRMKSLRKVSKLERITFAVMVMVVCVLVVPDASALIIMLMTGNIFKEAGVVERLVKTAQNELMNIVTIFLGTSVGLTMSADIFLQPKTLMIIAMGVVAFGFSTFAGLLLAKIMNWCSPKNPVNPLIGSAGVSAVPMAARVSQVEGAKYDPQNFLLMHAMGPNVSGVIGTAICAGYMISRLA; from the coding sequence ATGAGTGGTATCTTAAACTCAGTCACAGACATGTTCGTCAACGGCACGGGATTCTCTGCAATCTCGGGTCCGATGATTGTCATGTGGCTCGTCAGCATTGTGCTGATGTATCTCGCGATCGTCAAGAAGTACGAGCCTTTACTTCTTTTGCCGATTGCGATCGGCGCTCTCGCGGTCAACATTCCGTCCCGTGGCTTCTATGAAGGCGGCTGGGGCATCGAAGGAATGTTCACTCCGACTGCCGGTCTTTTCTACTACATCAGCCAAGGCATTCATCTCGAGCTCTTCCCACCCATCATCTTCCTCGGCGTCGGTGCCATGACCGACTTTGGACCGCTGATTGCAAATCCGCGTACGCTGATCCTCGGCGGCGGTGCTCAGTTCGGCGTGTTCATTACGATGTTCTGCGCAGTCGCCTTTGGTGGATTCACTCTCGGTGAAGCGGCTTCTATCGGCATCATCGGTGGTGCAGACGGTCCGACGTCCATCTTTACGGCCAACAAGCTTGCGCCGCACCTGATTGGACCTATCGCTGTCGCCGCTTACACTTACATGGCACTCGTGCCGCTGATCCAGCCGCCTATCATGCGAGCGATGACAACCGCTAAGGAACGCGTCATTCGTATGAAGAGCCTCCGCAAGGTTTCAAAGCTTGAACGCATCACCTTTGCAGTGATGGTGATGGTGGTCTGCGTGCTCGTTGTTCCGGATGCTTCCGCTCTGATCATTATGCTCATGACCGGTAACATCTTCAAGGAAGCGGGCGTCGTGGAACGTCTCGTGAAGACGGCTCAAAACGAACTCATGAACATTGTGACGATTTTCCTCGGTACTTCCGTCGGTTTGACGATGTCCGCAGACATCTTCTTGCAGCCGAAGACCTTGATGATCATCGCGATGGGTGTCGTTGCTTTCGGCTTCTCGACTTTCGCAGGACTTCTCCTTGCAAAGATTATGAACTGGTGCAGCCCGAAGAACCCGGTAAACCCGTTGATCGGTTCTGCTGGTGTGTCGGCTGTTCCGATGGCGGCTCGCGTTTCCCAGGTGGAAGGCGCCAAGTACGATCCGCAGAACTTCCTTCTCATGCATGCCATGGGTCCGAACGTTTCGGGCGTGATCGGTACCGCTATCTGCGCCGGTTACATGATTTCGAGACTTGCCTAA